TTCACCGAAGCCCTGAAGGGAAACCTAGCATTGCTGCCGCCGCGCACACAGGCGCTCCACGCCCTCATGGACGGCTTCGTCGGTATTGCCGGGAGAAACTGAGAATGAAGGCCTTCTCGTGAGGGCCTTTTTTTAGCTATGCGTTGACCTGAAGGTGCGCGGTTTCGCGCACTTTGAATCTATATTGCCACCGAATTGTTACTCTGGTCTAGTCTGGATCTACCTAACTCCAAACCTATACTGTGCAAGGGTCACCCGCAGATTCAGTTCAGCTTACTTTAGAGAAGCGCAAGCGTGTTGATGAGGTTATCGAGTGGTTCATCAAATGGGAAATTCTGGTCAAACCCAATAAGGGCGATCAATTCCTGGAATCAATAAATGATAGAAGGGCGGACCATATTGATGTTCTGATGAATACTATTTCGCCCGTAAAGGCGATGGAGAGGACGGCTTCTTCAATATTGGAAATATTGGGAGGCACACAGCAGATAGATTCACTAACATTGGCGCACTTATTTGCAAGTATGACGGAAGTAATGCGCCTAGCTTATTCGGAATACGGTGCAGACAAGGCCTTACTGGATCCTGTTTCTGAATTTCACAAGGCATCTCTGGAGGCATTTTTGAGTGAATGTTCTCCACAAGCCATTCCCGCATGCAAAGCAATTAAAGATGTTATGTTTTTCATGCAAACGCTTTGTCTGCATAATACTTCGATATATGTCATAGATCTACCTGTTGGAAATACTCTGTTCACGAAGCTCCTTTTCCGGCTGCTTGAAGATGGGGGTTTTAAGGTGAAATCTGTCCGGGCTGCACTTTCAAGGAATGACAGGAAAACCGTGGGAATTACTAGGGCGGAGGTTTTAGTGGACAATCTCCTGAGTGCGCAGCCGCAACCGAATGACGTTTTTATATATATAGACGAGTGGGTGACTGGATCGAATTTTAATTCGATCTGTGAGGTTGTGAAGAAGGGGATTCCGAAGGAGTGCTTTTTTCTTCCTGTAGCACTACTAGCCGACAAAGCCTACAAGCACCCAAGGTTTGAATCCTTTAAGCGAGACCACGACAAAATTATTAAGAACTGGGGGGTGAATGGCGCTATGTTTAGGGTGGATATTCCTCCGCTCAATACTTTGACGCAAATGGAAGCTTATTTTTTTTGGGCTGATCAAGATCGACTCGCTGGCGTCAGAAAAATGCAGGTTCACGGGTCACTATTTAGTTCAATTGAAGAATCTACAATGCGCTTAAGTTTCGATAGGGAAGCATTGACTATCGCTGCTAATTTGGTCGCAGACCGCATCAGGAAGAAGTCTGAACACATTGACGTCGCTTTTCTGATTTCTCGTTATCCGGAGTGCTATCAGGATTTCATGGATTGCAAGGATGCGTTGCGTGAATGCGTGAACGAGGAGGAATTAGTTAAAAGAACGAATTCCTTTGAATCGGAGCTTAGGGCTGTGATTGATGAGTATTCTAAAATTATAGATAAGCGACCTGCTAAACTGGCTATCGAGCTAGGGATGGCCTACTCAATGCATCACGGAAGCTTAGATCCCTCCGATCGTTATTATTTTAAAAATCACGCCGCACGCGTGGAAGATCTTTCCGGGGAGATGGCCGTTACCCACCAAATTGCTTTTGGATTTCTTTGGGACCTGCTGAATAAAAGTGGTCCAAACTAACCCACTTATTTTTACACAATACTTAGACTTTCGCTTTCACCAGGTTTCTCGGTCAACGACTCAGGCAAATCTTAGATACATTTTATTTGTGGGAGATTCGTCGATCATAGTTTTGATGGGATCTATCATCCCTGATCCTGGTTCCTGATCATCGCGGCGGAATTGCTCGTGGACGAGCCGAGACTAAGTGTTCCAGTGGAACGATCTGCTTCCTCAACGCAATGGCGAACCCCTGTCTGGCATCCAAAGAGGCGCAGCTGATGCCGAGACTATACCTGGTGAGTGGTAGTGTTAGGTTTCGTTGGTTCGAAATTCGTCGCGTCGATAATTTTCATTGTAATGCAAATTGGAAGACTCATACGTATGAGCTTTCCAATTCCATTTCAAAACGAGGACGAACATGGCCACAAAGCACATTCCAGCGTCCCATGTTATATCCCCAAAGGCTCATTGGGGATTGATCTCAATCTTGGACGACCAAGGGGCGGGGGAGACTGCAATCGCACTCGGCAAATGGGACCAGCATCCTGTTCTCGCAATGCGATGGAACGGCCAACCTGATAATCCAATAGGAAACCCGCAATCAAGGGGTCTTCCTACTTGGTTCATACTCCCTGCCGGCGATTACTCGGAAGCCATCATAGGGCTGCTGCCTTCTGACAAGCAGGCCTTAGTTCGCAATTTCATTCCCAAACCTACGCGCTCATCATGAAGAAGCGAGACGACCTCAAAAAGCATAACGTTCAGGCAATTGATCTTTTTTGCGGAGCGGGTGGCCTCACCTGCGGACTAAAAAAAGCCGGTATCAAGGTTCGGCTTGGAGTGGATGTGGATCCTGTCTGCAAATATCCTTACGAATATAATAACAACGCGAAGTGCCTCCTGAAGGATGTGCGGGAGATCAAGTCGAGCGAGCTATCCGCGCATTTTAAGGAGGGGCAGTCCATTCGACTAATCGCAGGTTGCGCGCCGTGCCAAACTTTCTCCACCTACAATCAAAAGGCATCCGAGACGGATAGCCGCTGGTGGCTTCTGCGCGAGTTCAAGCGGGTCGTTGAGGAAATCGGACCGGAGTTGGTCACCATGGAAAACGTTCCCGGGCTCGCGGAGCACGATGTTTTCGAAGAGTTCTTGGACTTTCTCCGTAATGCAAAATACGAAGTTTCAAGCCAAGTAGTTCGTTGTGAGGATTACGGTATTCCTCAGCAACGTGAGCGTCTAGTCGTGTTGGCTTCACGGTTGGGGCCGATCTCACTTCTGCCTCCGGCACACTTTCGTAAGAGAACCCAAACTGTGCGTGATGCATTGGAGACCCTGCCGGCGCTAGCGGCTGGTGCGATTGATGAGTTTGATCCGATTCATCAAACCTCGGAGCTTTCTCCGCTAAACCTAAAGCGCATTCGCGCCTCCAGCCCTGGCGGCACTTGGAGGGATTGGCCAAAAAAACTCGTGGCCAAGTGTCACAAAAAGAAAAGCGGTAAGACTTATCCCAGCGTTTATGGGCGTATGTCTTGGGACAAGGCCTCGCCTACAATCACCACTCAGTTTTTCGGGTTTGGTAATGGGCGATTTGGTCATCCAGAGCAAGACCGAGCAATTTCTTTACGGGAGGGGGCGATCCTGCAGAGCTTCCCTCCGACCTATCGCTTCACTCCTCCCAATAAACCAATTCATATGAAAAATATTGGGCGTTTGGTTGGAAATGCCGTGCCGGTGCGCTTGGGCGAAGTAATAGGGCGCTCTTTTCTGCACCACCTCAACCAAGTAGAGGCGAACACGCTCGCTTCCAAAGCGTAATAGAGCTTCAGATATCTGAAGCTCATGATTGGCGCTAACCCCGAAGTCCCTCTCCAAGATATTCCTGCCGAGGGCCAACTCGTAAAGGTGCGGGGTCGTGATTGGGTGGTTAGCAATGTATTGGAGTCCGACTTGGCGGCCCCGGGTATGCCGCTTCAGCACTTGGTTTCGCTCTCGGCAATAGATGAAGACTCGTTTGGGGAAACGCTTCGGGTCGTTTGGCAGATAGAGCCAGGGGCGCAGATTTCAACGCGTGCCGGGTTCCCTAGCATTACCGGCCACGACGATCCTGACCGCATGGAGGCGTTTATTGATGCCGTGCGGTGGGGGGCATCGGTCAACGCC
This window of the Rariglobus hedericola genome carries:
- a CDS encoding DNA cytosine methyltransferase; translation: MKKRDDLKKHNVQAIDLFCGAGGLTCGLKKAGIKVRLGVDVDPVCKYPYEYNNNAKCLLKDVREIKSSELSAHFKEGQSIRLIAGCAPCQTFSTYNQKASETDSRWWLLREFKRVVEEIGPELVTMENVPGLAEHDVFEEFLDFLRNAKYEVSSQVVRCEDYGIPQQRERLVVLASRLGPISLLPPAHFRKRTQTVRDALETLPALAAGAIDEFDPIHQTSELSPLNLKRIRASSPGGTWRDWPKKLVAKCHKKKSGKTYPSVYGRMSWDKASPTITTQFFGFGNGRFGHPEQDRAISLREGAILQSFPPTYRFTPPNKPIHMKNIGRLVGNAVPVRLGEVIGRSFLHHLNQVEANTLASKA